AGATGATGGGGAAATATCACTCCCTCCACGGATCAATTTGTCATGACGGTTTCCCCCACGGTGATCAACAGCATCCTCACACGCCTAGAAACCATCGAAGCACGTCAAAATTTGCTCAAAAATCATCTGCTGGGTCTGAAAGGTCAGGTTGAGGAACTCCAACGGGTGATCACGGCTAATCCCGGTCAACAGGCGATCGCCGCAGACCTCAACCAACATCTCAATACCCTCGAAGGCGAGTATTTTGGGCAGGCAGCCGCAAAAAATACCAAGCAACCCGACCCTTCCCCAAACACTTCCTTAGACGACATTTTAGCGGGGGATGACCTCGCCCTACTGGGCCTTTCCGACGCAGAATTAATGGCCAACCTCGACCTAGACACCCTCCAACTCAATGGGTCTGAAACCTTTGATTTGGGCGAAGATCTAGACCTTATGGATCTCGACTTAGACACCCTCGATAAATTTGACCTCAACGGTGCTGAATCTGGCCTAGACTTGTCCATGGGAGCGCTTGAACCCGTACAGAATCTTGAAAGCTTTGACCTTGGCAGTCAACGCATCGGCATAGATCTGTCCCTCGATGACCTTGAATCCCTTGCAGAAGCTGATCCCCTTGAACCGAGTATCCCAGGGGATGATTTACCCACCGAAAACTGCCCTGAAGCTGTCACCACCAACCCCAGTTCTCGAGACAATATTGCCCCGAGCCCCCTAGATCAGGAGAAAACGCCTCCCGCAGAACCGGCAGAACCGCCCATTGCCAAAACTCCAGACATTCCTGTTTCTGCACCATCGCCTGAAACAAACTCAGCCAATAGCCCCCAACACTCTTTCCTGACAATTTTGACAGCGGCTGATATTCTCGCGCAGCGGGCAAAACACCACACTCAATTTGTCAATTTGCAGCTATCCCATCTGTCATTGGCCCAGCAGGATCTACAACAAAGCATTTTTGATGGCAGTGATTGCCAAGGCTGTGATTTCCAAGACGCCGATCTGCGCGATAGTTCATTTCAGGGCTGCCCATTACAAGGGAGTAATTTTCAAGGGGCTTCTCTGGAGCGGGTGAATTTCACCAGGGCTAATCTCGAAAGGGCGCAATTTCAAGGAATTTTATTTAATGGCCGCACTAACTTCACGGGGGCGAACCTCCAGGAAGCAGACTTTAGAAATGTGGACTTTACGCGATCGCCCATGATGGCTGACGCAAAACTTCGAGGCGCAGATTTCCGGGGGGCCAATTTCCGGGGGGCCAATCTCACAGGCTGGAATTTAGCAGGAGCAAAACTCCAGCGGGCGAACTTTATCGGTGCTGATTTACGGTCAACACAGCTCGAGCCAGAAGACTTCGACGGGGCAGTATACAGCCCAAATACCCTGTTTCCAGAAGGATTCATACCGGTAGGAGGGCTTTGCCTGGAAGCTGCGGCCCAATTGGAAAATGCAGATTTGCAGGACTTGGATTTACGACGCCTTGACCTGACGGGGGTCAATTTCCGGGGGGCAAATTTGGCCGGGGCGATGTTACTTGACTGTGATCTGTCGAATGGAGATTGTCGGGGAACAAATTTTCGGCGATCGCAATTACGGGCCACCTGCCTAGAAACCAACTTCACAGATGCCGATTTTGGTGGGGCTGATCTCCGGGACGGGAACTTTACCGCCAGTTGTTTCCAGGGGGCAAATTTTCAGGGGGCAACCCTCAAGGCCGCCAATTTCACGGCGACAGATATGCGGCGAGCAAATTTCCGAGACAGTGACACATATCGCGCCAATTTTAACGGCGCTAACCTCCAGGCCGTTGATCTAGTCGGCATTAACTTTGAGGGAGATTTGAGCGGCGCTGATCTCTCGGGGGCGCAGTTGCAGGGGGTGAATTTGAATTATTTAGATTTGAGCTGGGCCAACCTGACCGGGGCCGATGTAACCGGAGCCAGCTTTAAGGAGACAAATTTAGACAATGCGAATCTACGGGGGGTCAAGGGCTTTGATTTACGGGCCCATGCCTACAAAATTTACCTAACGAATACAGTGATGCCCGATGGTAAAACCTGTGACTAGAACAAGGGCGTAGTTATGGGTAACAGTGACTGGAACTCTTCTGGGGGCTCTTTTTTGTGGAAAACTGTTGATTTTTTGTGGAAAAAGAATGGTACCTGTGGAAAAAACAGGAAAAACTGAGACACAATCTGATTATTCGCTAGGGAGGGAACTCCCCAGCGATACCCAGAACAATGGGGGCGATCGCCTACTATTTTGTTTGGGTCAGTTAGCCCCAAGCCTGATTCGAGATTGTAGCCATCTCTTGACACTTAGCGCGATGGCTACAACATAGCAGGTTGCTCAAGGTTGCCCTTAGGCACCGATTGCTGACTACACCGCCTCCCCAGAATCACACTATGGCCTGCGATGAATACGTCCACAGGCAGTTCCGGGTCCTCTAAAAATTGCTCGCTAAAACAACGCACCACCACCGAGTACACTACCGACGGCTTGCAGGAGAAAGATCGCAATAATAGGAGACAAGTCAAGGCCACCCAGGGGCGGAATAAAAGACCGGAACAGGTTGAGATAAGGGTCGGTAACAGGGCTGAGAAAACCCATCACTTGCATTGCCCAATCAGCGGTTTGAAACCAACTCAAAAGAATGCGGACGATGAGGAGGAGAAGATAAATTTGGATGAAGTTCCCGAGGCTGACTCGTAATAGTTCGGCTGCCATGTTCCTGTTACCGTATGAAAAAACTGAAGACTGCCCATGGGAGTCTCTTGTGGTTAATCTTAACCGATGTTGCTAGATTGCTCTGGTACGGATATCAGGAATTTGGGTTCAAGGGTTCCTTGCCATTGTGGGGGTGAAGTACGGTCATCTGCTGACGTACATCGTCGATCGCCCCATTGAGTTGGGCAATTTTATTTTCGAGGCTACGGCGAGCGATTTCCATCCCCTCTTCGGTGTCAAAGCTGAGGGGGTCTTCTTCCTCGGCCCACTGGGACTGGCCACTGGTGGTATTTTCTTTGATTTTCGAAACAGCGATCGCCCCGGCAATGCCCCCGACGACGCCCCCGAAAATTGTCCCTAGTAGAAACCCAGCTCCAAATCCATCGCGTTGACTCATGGGAAACTAAATCCTTATATTCTCTAATGCTTCCTTCAGCTTAACGGGTGGCGATCGCTCTTGACTAGGGTACTGTTGCAAAGATTTTTTGGCCCCAAAATCTAGACTCTAAAGCCTAGCCCTAGGTACCAAAGGCGCGATCGCCCGCATCCCCCAGGCCCGGCACAATAAACCCTTGATCGTTGAGATCTTGGTCAATCATCGCCGTATAAATTTGCAAAGTGGGATAGTCTTGACTCAATTTTTGCAAAGCTGGGGGTGCGGCCACAATCGAGATAATCCGCACATTCTCTGGGGCGATCCCCCGCTGGGTCAGTTCTGCCAGTGCTGCGATAATTGTCCCCCCTGTCGCTAGCATCGGATCCAGCAGCAGCAAACGGGTATTTGGGGGAAAGGTACTGGGTAAATTATTGAGATAACAGGCCACCGCCAAGGTTTCTTCATCACGCTTGTAACCGAGGTGATAGGTCGCAGTAAGATTTGGGATGACCTCCTGGGCCCCTTCCATCAAACTCAGACCGGCCCGTAAAATGGGCACAGCGATGATCGGAATTTGGGGATTGATAAAGGTGGCCGCAGTTTCGGCGAGGGGAGTCTGTACCGCTGCATTGAGGGTGGGCAACCAGTAACGGCAGGCTTCATAGGTGAGCCATTTCCCTAGTTCTTTCATGGCGGTTTTAAAAATAGGCGTTGGGCTGTTCAGATCCCTGGCGATCGCCAACCAATGTTTAAGGAGGGGATGATCTGGCACAAAAACCCGGAGTTGCGAAGCCATAAACCTTTTGCATCAAGAAAGAACCGTCCTTTAGACTAACATAAGCCCTTGCCGATAATTCCGATGCGCGTTCCTACCTATTCCCACGACCAATTTGCCATTACCTTTGCGCCCTTATCTTTTGAGGAAGTGTATCGTCTCGCTGAAGACCCTGGCAGCGGGGCAGTGGTGGTGATGAGTGGCACAGTCCGTAACCGCAGTGATGGCAAAGCGGTTCATTATCTCGAATACCAAGCTTACGAACCGATGGCGATCGCCGTTTTTCAGCAAATTGCCCATGACATCCGCCAACAGTGGCCCGACACCAACCGCGTGATCATTCACCACCGCGTCGGCAAACTGGAAATCGGTGAAATCAGTGTTCTCATTGCCGCCAGTTGTCCCCACCGGGCTGAAGCCTTTGCCGCTTGCCGCTATGGCATCGATACTATTAAGCACAATGCCCCCATCTGGAAGAAGGAATTTTTTGCCGGGGGCACCAGCGAATGGGTCCAGGGTTGCCGCACTGCTACGGGCTGTTAATGCTTCCTGACAGAGGCCCCTGGAACCGTTTGAAGAAAGTTGAGGCGATCGCGTATGATGGGACGCTGGTTCACATAAGGAAATCGCGGATATGGCACGTCGTTTAGCACTTTTGAGCGTCTCGGACAAAACGGGCATCATTGAATTTGCCCGGCAACTGGTCGAAGAATTCGAGTTTGACATCATCAGTAGCGGCGGCACCGCCAAAGCCCTCAAGGATGCAGGGGTTCCCGTCACCAAGGTTAGCGACTACACCGGTTCCCCAGAAATCCTCGGGGGCCGCGTTAAGACTCTCCACCCCAAAATCCACGGCGGCATCCTCGCCCGCCAAGACTTCCCCGAACATCTCCAAGATTTAGAAGCAAACAATATTCGGCCCCTGAGCCTCGTGGCGGTTAACCTCTATCCCTTCGAGCAGACGATCGCCAAGGAAGGGGTGACCGTGCCCGAGGCCGTTGAACAAATTGATATCGGTGGCCCGGCGATGCTGCGGGCGGCAGCGAAAAATTTCGGGAGTCTCACGGTCATTTCTAATCCCCGCTACTACGACGAATATTTAACGGAACTACGCACCCACGGTGGCACCGCGACCCTTGAATTCCGTCAACGGATGGCGGGGGAAACCTTTGCCCTCACCTGTGCCTATGACCAGGCGATCGCCAGCTACTTTGTCAGCATCGTAAATGCGGAAGCTGACTTGCCCCAACGATTGGGAATGAGTGGTGAAGCAGTGCAAACCCTCCGCTACGGCGAAAACCCCCACCAAAAAGCCACCTGGTACAAAACCGGCACCCAGGCCAGCGGTTGGGCCGCCGCCGAAAAAATCCAAGGCAAAGAACTCAGCTACAACAACTTAGTAGACCTGGAAGCGGCGCGGCGAATCATTGCCGAATTTCCCGATGGCGATCCGGCGGTAGCAATTCTCAAGCATACCAATCCCTGCGGTGTCGCCCTCGGCTCTACCCTCCTAGAAGCGTATGAAAAAGCCTTTGCCGCCGATTCTGTGTCTGCCTTTGGGGGGATTGTCGCCCTGAATAAACCCCTCGATGGCCCCACCGCCGAAGCCATGGGGAAAGTTTTCTTAGAATGTGTGGTCGCCCCCGACTGCACGCCGGAAGCGCGGGAAATTATTGCAAAGAAGAAAAATCTGCGGGTTTTAACCCTCCCTGATCTACTTACTGGCCCGACCCAAACGATTAAAGCGATCGCCGGCGGCTTTTTAGCCCAGGATGCGGATATTCAAATTGAACAGCCCCAAGATTGGCAGTGCGTCACCGAGAAGCAACCCAGTGATGCAGATTTAGCTGAACTCTTTTTCGCCTGGAAACTCTG
The nucleotide sequence above comes from [Synechococcus] sp. NIES-970. Encoded proteins:
- a CDS encoding YGGT family protein — protein: MAAELLRVSLGNFIQIYLLLLIVRILLSWFQTADWAMQVMGFLSPVTDPYLNLFRSFIPPLGGLDLSPIIAIFLLQAVGSVLGGGALF
- a CDS encoding hypothetical protein (conserved hypothetical protein) produces the protein MSQRDGFGAGFLLGTIFGGVVGGIAGAIAVSKIKENTTSGQSQWAEEEDPLSFDTEEGMEIARRSLENKIAQLNGAIDDVRQQMTVLHPHNGKEPLNPNS
- the upp gene encoding uracil phosphoribosyltransferase, which translates into the protein MASQLRVFVPDHPLLKHWLAIARDLNSPTPIFKTAMKELGKWLTYEACRYWLPTLNAAVQTPLAETAATFINPQIPIIAVPILRAGLSLMEGAQEVIPNLTATYHLGYKRDEETLAVACYLNNLPSTFPPNTRLLLLDPMLATGGTIIAALAELTQRGIAPENVRIISIVAAPPALQKLSQDYPTLQIYTAMIDQDLNDQGFIVPGLGDAGDRAFGT
- the moaE gene encoding molybdopterin converting factor, chain 2, with amino-acid sequence MRVPTYSHDQFAITFAPLSFEEVYRLAEDPGSGAVVVMSGTVRNRSDGKAVHYLEYQAYEPMAIAVFQQIAHDIRQQWPDTNRVIIHHRVGKLEIGEISVLIAASCPHRAEAFAACRYGIDTIKHNAPIWKKEFFAGGTSEWVQGCRTATGC
- the purH gene encoding bifunctional purine biosynthesis protein PurH, yielding MARRLALLSVSDKTGIIEFARQLVEEFEFDIISSGGTAKALKDAGVPVTKVSDYTGSPEILGGRVKTLHPKIHGGILARQDFPEHLQDLEANNIRPLSLVAVNLYPFEQTIAKEGVTVPEAVEQIDIGGPAMLRAAAKNFGSLTVISNPRYYDEYLTELRTHGGTATLEFRQRMAGETFALTCAYDQAIASYFVSIVNAEADLPQRLGMSGEAVQTLRYGENPHQKATWYKTGTQASGWAAAEKIQGKELSYNNLVDLEAARRIIAEFPDGDPAVAILKHTNPCGVALGSTLLEAYEKAFAADSVSAFGGIVALNKPLDGPTAEAMGKVFLECVVAPDCTPEAREIIAKKKNLRVLTLPDLLTGPTQTIKAIAGGFLAQDADIQIEQPQDWQCVTEKQPSDADLAELFFAWKLCKHVKSNAILVSKNRATLGVGAGQMNRVGAAKIAFEQAGEKAQGAYLASDAFFPFDDSVRSAAAAGIKAIVQPGGSIRDEDSIKAANELGLIMMFTGSRHFLH